The Henckelia pumila isolate YLH828 chromosome 2, ASM3356847v2, whole genome shotgun sequence genome includes a window with the following:
- the LOC140883713 gene encoding pumilio homolog 12-like yields the protein MENITNVPKFPGQESHHTPPPSAETIPLQPEIDPSFPSVCRFSMDVGDPSAPVPAGDVPTNPQPPVSSLEDLKGKVFSEAMDQCGYQVLHQKLQERKPEDIRIIFSEVKDCIIRLMSHPLRSCVIQNFFEVCDEKMLNQLFSSITANITLLMSVCLNPQGSESMKKFLDCLMTREQICYMMAVFSYLTVPLVNNQFGSRVIGHCFHIFPAEHTEPILKVIADKSSEIIDNESGSCLLQDLLSKDSIRGSVRRILAAIMGDAYRMSEKQFGNILVQHVIGFERAGLIEDILAQVTGAFAILSRNKYASNVVKKLMEASNHKYAPQIIDEIIKSPKLLSILVDPYGNSVLQTAKKCSKGTVRKTLNELFRQHSQLITLSLQCI from the exons ATGGAGAATATTACGAATGTCCCCAAGTTTCCCGGGCAAGAAAGCCATCATACGCCACCGCCCTCCGCTGAAACCATCCCTCTCCAGCCGGAAATCGATCCGTCCTTCCCAAGTGTGTGTAGATTTTCGATGGATGTCGGTGACCCTTCAGCACCAGTTCCCGCCGGAGATGTACCAACTAATCCCCAGCCACCTGTCTCTTCTTTAGAAGATCTGAAGGGCAAGGTGTTTTCCGAAGCAATGGATCAATGCGGCTACCAGGTCTTGCATCAGAAACTCCAAGAAAGAAAACCTGAAGACATCCGAATCATCTTTTCGGAGGTCAAAGATTGCATCATTAGGTTGATGTCCCATCCGTTGCGTAGCTGTgtgattcaaaattttttcgaAGTCTGTGACGAAAAAATGTTGAACCAGTTGTTTTCTTCAATCACTGCTAACATTACTTTACTAATGTCTGTCTGTCTCAATCCTCAAGG ATCCGAGTCCATGAAGAAATTTCTCGATTGTCTCATGACACGGGAGCAAATATGTTATATGATGGCCGTCTTCAGTTACCTCACTGTTCCGCTCGTAAACAACCAGTTTGGTTCTCGCGTTATTGGTCATTGCTTCCATATCTTCCCAGCAGAACACACTGAA CCAATACTCAAGGTGATAGCTGATAAGTCTTCGGAAATCATTGATAACGAAAGTGGGTCCTGCCTTCTGCAAGACCTCTTATCAAAAGACTCTATACGAGGGAGTGTACGGCGTATTCTCGCAGCAATAATGGGAGATGCATATCGTATGTCTGAAAAACAATTCGG GAATATTCTAGTGCAGCATGTAATAGGATTTGAGAGAGCGGGTCTGATAGAAGATATACTAGCTCAAGTGACAGGGGCTTTCGCTATCCTGTCGAGGAACAAATATGCGAGCAATGTAGTAAAGAAATTGATGGAGGCATCCAATCACAAATACGCCCCTCAAATCATCGATGAGATAATCAAAAGTCCCAAGTTATTGAGTATCCTAGTAGATCCTTATGGCAACTCTGTTCTCCAAACCGCGAAGAAATGCTCTAAG GGAACCGTTCGCAAGACTTTGAATGAACTGTTTCGTCAACATTCTCAACTGATAACCCTGTCCCTGCAATGCATATGA